A window from Nitrosopumilus adriaticus encodes these proteins:
- the cbiE gene encoding precorrin-6y C5,15-methyltransferase (decarboxylating) subunit CbiE has translation MGKIFAVGVGPGSPKYVTEIVKEIIQNCDVLIGYKYTLKTIEHLIEGKEVYEITMNDQEKSYQEILPKLGDRKLVIPFTGDVNFSESEVVDRLIEIFGKVEIIPGISSIQVAASRAQVPLDKSKVITMHVTTPIEDKKLELQKALIDGFSVILVPRPWPKQPDKHFMPSEIAIYLRKNNFDTSKIKVHVYEAITTENETSFEGTVKNLEGKEFSDLSVMVFNQTSLDSYMNYRWQWEN, from the coding sequence TTGGGAAAAATTTTTGCTGTTGGTGTTGGGCCTGGTTCTCCAAAATATGTAACTGAGATTGTTAAGGAGATTATTCAGAATTGTGATGTATTAATTGGATACAAATACACGTTAAAAACAATAGAGCACCTCATTGAAGGAAAAGAAGTTTATGAAATTACCATGAATGATCAAGAAAAATCCTATCAAGAAATTCTTCCAAAACTCGGTGATAGAAAATTAGTGATTCCATTTACTGGTGATGTTAATTTTTCAGAATCAGAAGTGGTAGATAGGTTAATTGAAATTTTTGGCAAAGTGGAAATCATTCCAGGAATTAGTTCAATTCAAGTTGCTGCATCAAGGGCTCAAGTTCCTTTAGATAAATCCAAAGTAATTACAATGCATGTTACAACTCCAATTGAAGATAAAAAATTAGAATTGCAAAAAGCTTTGATTGATGGTTTTAGTGTAATTTTAGTTCCAAGGCCTTGGCCAAAACAACCAGACAAACACTTTATGCCATCAGAGATTGCAATTTATCTCAGAAAAAATAATTTTGATACTAGTAAAATTAAAGTTCATGTTTATGAGGCTATAACAACTGAAAATGAAACAAGTTTCGAAGGAACAGTAAAAAACTTGGAAGGAAAAGAATTTTCTGACTTGTCAGTTATGGTTTTCAATCAAACGAGTTTAGATTCGTATATGAATTATAGATGGCAATGGGAAAATTAA